CTGGACTAGGTCGATCAGCCATTTCAGGGTCTCGACTTCTATGCTGACATCCGTGGAAGCGCAGACATCAATGAAGTTGGCCCCGGCTTCCGTCTGGATTTTAGCCAAGTTGCGGATAAAGTCCGCGTTTTTTTCGGAAATAGCCTTAGCAACGGATGGGATAGCACCGTTAATCTTTTCTCCTATAATAATCAAGTCAAACTCCCCTTCTAATTGTAAATTTGGATACAAATTCACTACAATAGTACGAAAATTCAAAACAAATTAACTATCAGGAATTGAATATAATTCTAAGTCGATTTAGAATTCATGTCAATATACAATTTAGTAAAAACATAATGAATTAATAAAATATATTGACAAAATAGCAATGTGAAAATAATATATTTGTAAAAGCAGTCATAAATACTATAGTCAGAAGATTCTAACTGGCCTGCTTGGGGGTGTGCAATTATTCCGGTATCGATAAACAACGATATTACTTGATAAGAGTAATAGATAACCTTTAAGAAAGGAGAAGATGAAAAGTCAAACAAGGATGGGCTCTATGAAGTATTATGTAGGGAGGACGTTTATGAAAAGTTTAAAGAAATCAATCATTAATCTCTACGGTTTGCCCTCATTTGGATTCCAGCTTATGGTTAACATGGAAGTATTCTATTTCGCCGCGTTTATGACGGACTATGCTGATCTTCCCATGAGCCTGGTTGGCAAAGTTTTGCTGATCACCAGTATTTTTGATATTCTCTGGGTCCCGACAGCAGGTATCATTTTAGAAAAAAGCAATATGAAATGGGGGAAATACCGATCTTGGTTATTTGTCGGTCCTCCCTTTGCCGCCTTCTTCTTTATTCTGCAATTTTCTAAAATCGGCTCACCTATGACCAACGCCATCATCGTTACCATTGGATTTGTTGTCAGCCATCTTATTTGGAATATTTATTATGCCGGCCATATCGCCCTGAATTCTGCTATGACCACAGTTAGAGAAGAAAGAATCGCTATGGGTTCCAACCGGGGTATGTTCAACGGTTTGGGTGCTATCGCCTTTTCTTTGATCGGTTTGCCGTTAATCACGTATTTTGGCAAGCTTTCTCCCGGAAATGGTCATATGCTTACAGTTATCCTCACCGGTATTGTCATGGTTGTCTGTTACTATGTGCTCTACTTCCTGACCAAGGACTATGCCTACCATGGTACGGCTGCCTCAGGCGCCCCTCAGGAAAAAATGTCCATCGGTCAAATGCTGACGCAGATTGCTGTAAACCCACCGCTGCTCGGTCTGATGCTGGGGGAATTGGGAAGATACCTGGGCCGGTTCGTTATCTTTGGTTTAGCTTTTTATTACTTTAAATACGTTGTTACAAATCTTGCCGTTCTGACGATCTTCTTTACCGGACTGAATGTTGTCATCTTTGTAGGTGCGTTCATCTCTAATCCCATTGCCAAACGACTGGGAGAACGAAGAGCCTATATCTTATCTGTGAGTATTTTCATTATCTGCCTGCTGGCAATCTGGGCTCTGCCTATGAATTATATTTCCTTCATGATCGTAATGTTTATTGCCTACATTGGTTATGCCATGCCGGACGCACTGTCCGTACCCATGTATTCTGCCACAGTGGATTACGGCGAATGGAAGACCGGGAAGAATGCCAGAGGATTTATCATGTCCCTGATTAATTTCCCCATCAAAATCGCGATATTTGTCAGAAGCGTAATCATTACAGCCGTGCTTACCGGAGCCGGGTATGTAGCCAATATGGAAACCACTCCGGCGCTGGTAGCAGGGGTTAAAAACGGAATCACACTTTATCCGGCAATCATTATGCTCATCGGCTTGCTCATGCTCACCCTTCTTTATCGTATCACCCCGCAAAGTCTGAAAAAGATGCAGGAGGAAATCGCTGCCAGAAAGTCACAATAATCCCTTTCAGGATTTCTTTGGAATTCAGCCTAATACTAAAAATGGGACTGCTGCGTAAGAATTATACGATAATGTGCAGCAGTCCCATTTTTAGTTTAGCCAAATCATGAACTGGATCTTGACGTTAGAACAGAATACATGTTATAAAAAATACGTCAGTACTTAGTAAAAGGCAGTGAAATCAGTGAAACAGGAAAAAATGTATCCCAAGGGAATAGAAACCAGGGACAGAATTGTCGAAGCTGCTAAGAAGATATTCTATAATCATGGCTATAAAAACAGCACCCTCAAAATGATCACCGAGGAAGCTGAGGTATCGTTATCCGCTGTTCCCTATTATTTCCGCAAAAAATATCAGATCGTCAGGGAAATCTATAATGATTTTTTGGAAACCATTTATGCCTTTCTTAAAGAAAACCTAGCCGAACTTCCTGACAGTTATCAGCTGCATTTTTATGCCACAAGGATTTATTACCGTATCATTCTCGGAGATGATAATAACCGGCGTTTTTATATCGAGGTCAATAACTCCGAGCACAACTATATGTTGGCATATCCCTTTATTGATCAGGTCTATGAGAACTATGCCAAAGATTTTAACATTCCTTTGACTGAGATGCAGCGACAACTAATGCGGATGGCGGATGGCGGAGGCCGCAAAGAAATACTTGACCGCTATTTCAATAATATGATTGACATCGATGTCGACGATCTATGTGATTATCTGACCTCCCTTGCCGGAACCCTGATTGGGATCCATATGCTGGTGGCTGAAAAGTATGCTAAAAAATCAACAGAGTTTGTGAATACTTTGGATTATTCCCATATCAAAATCCTCATATAGAATAGGAATGGATAAGAGAGGAGGCTGCCCCCAAGGGTTCAGCCTTCTCTCTTGTCTTTCCCTATTTCAAGCAAAGGCAAGGCACCGGGTTCCCATTTATCAAATTAGATCATCCATACAGGAACATACCAGTTAGTCGATAAACCCAACATGTTAATAACTCCGACGCGACCTGCAAGGGATTCGCTGACATTATGCATCAAGACAAATTCCGGGAAGCACCAGTCCCCGAGGACTTTAATAAGCATTTGTAAATTAAATAGTAATAAATCTCTAGAAAAATGTTATAACATATATAAAGTAATTTTTTTGATATAATTGACTTAACTATTTGTATTAAGTAAAATTAAAATACAAATTAACTTAAGGAGGAGATGATGTGGCTAAAAAAGGAGTTGAAAAATTACCAATTGCCGTACCAAATATTAAGGCCTTAGAGATTTTTCAGTTACTTGCAGGAGTCAATAAAAAGATTGGACGTCTGAAAAGCGAATTTAATCATTCAATCGTTAACGATTCCATAGTTAGTATGTTTTCTTTAAAAGAATCCGTTCAATCGACACGAATTGAGGGAACACAGGTCACCTTTTCAGAAATGCTAGAAGATCGCGGAAATGAGAATCCGAGTTGGGAAAAAATTGAGGTTCTGAACTATCATAAAGCACTCCAATACGGGGCCTCCCTTATTAAAAACGGGTATCCGATAAGTACTAGAATGATCAAAGACCTTCACGCCACATTGATGGAACATGCTCGGGGAACGAATTCATCAGGTGGAGAGTTTAGAAGAATCCAAAACTTTATTGGACCAACAAATAGAATTGAAGACGCTGTATATATTCCTATTGGTGCGCATGAAATCGATAGTTACATGGAAAATTTAGAGTTCTTTATCAACAGTACTCCCCATAATAGTTTTAGC
This Desulfosporosinus orientis DSM 765 DNA region includes the following protein-coding sequences:
- a CDS encoding MFS transporter; the protein is MKSLKKSIINLYGLPSFGFQLMVNMEVFYFAAFMTDYADLPMSLVGKVLLITSIFDILWVPTAGIILEKSNMKWGKYRSWLFVGPPFAAFFFILQFSKIGSPMTNAIIVTIGFVVSHLIWNIYYAGHIALNSAMTTVREERIAMGSNRGMFNGLGAIAFSLIGLPLITYFGKLSPGNGHMLTVILTGIVMVVCYYVLYFLTKDYAYHGTAASGAPQEKMSIGQMLTQIAVNPPLLGLMLGELGRYLGRFVIFGLAFYYFKYVVTNLAVLTIFFTGLNVVIFVGAFISNPIAKRLGERRAYILSVSIFIICLLAIWALPMNYISFMIVMFIAYIGYAMPDALSVPMYSATVDYGEWKTGKNARGFIMSLINFPIKIAIFVRSVIITAVLTGAGYVANMETTPALVAGVKNGITLYPAIIMLIGLLMLTLLYRITPQSLKKMQEEIAARKSQ
- a CDS encoding TetR/AcrR family transcriptional regulator codes for the protein MKQEKMYPKGIETRDRIVEAAKKIFYNHGYKNSTLKMITEEAEVSLSAVPYYFRKKYQIVREIYNDFLETIYAFLKENLAELPDSYQLHFYATRIYYRIILGDDNNRRFYIEVNNSEHNYMLAYPFIDQVYENYAKDFNIPLTEMQRQLMRMADGGGRKEILDRYFNNMIDIDVDDLCDYLTSLAGTLIGIHMLVAEKYAKKSTEFVNTLDYSHIKILI